The Humulus lupulus chromosome 3, drHumLupu1.1, whole genome shotgun sequence genome window below encodes:
- the LOC133824372 gene encoding uncharacterized protein LOC133824372, with protein sequence MIVDEGDEAEAEAASAAQQSRADTQQSRLILHNFLSLHQCNELEFIHKSCSTVGYRPNVFSTTLSHLIATNSPHFLRPFISIRERLKEKVEEFFGCEYELFVEFTGLISWTRGASIGWHSDDNRPYLKQRHFSAVCYLNNYEDDFSGGLFHFQDGEPQTIVPLRGDVVIYTADSCNIHSVDEIIDGERLTLALWFSRESSYDEDAKLISLLSESALHSNKWLPLPASSDMYWFSLGQSSEDRLGFDICWARLHVLGFDILYSEDKSCYSDISELLMEPVQLARGNELFDKEFVNILHALQVVQYYYWKASEVEAMKVEVENSKVVLLSELQQHRISSLKSLFLRDNHLAETVFSRATCGKSVQHGFDWTKFAATIAMWEGYACDSYEGIMRSLPYWRVQQSIFNVSFNET encoded by the exons ATGATCGTCGATGAGGGGGACGAGGCCGAGGCCGAGGCCGCATCCGCGGCGCAACAATCAAGGGCGGACACCCAACAATCTCGACTGATCCTCCACAATTTCCTTTCCCTCCATCAATGCAATGAACTTGAATTCATCCACAAGAGTTGCAGTACAGTGGGTTACAGGCCCAACGTCTTCTCCACCACTCTTTCTCATCTCATCGCCACCAATTCTCCCCATTTTCTCAGACCCTTCATTTCTATTAGAG AGAGGTTAAAGGAGAAGGTAGAGGAGTTCTTCGGCTGCGAGTATGAACTCTTTGTTGAGTTCACCGGTTTGATCAG TTGGACTAGAGGAGCAAGCATTGGGTGGCATAGTGATGATAATAGACCCTATCTTAAGCAGAGGCACTTTTCG GCAGTTTGTTATTTGAATAACTATGAGGATGATTTCAGTGGGGGACTTTTCCACTTTCAGGATGGGGAACCACAAACTATTGTACCATTGAGAGGA GATGTTGTGATATACACAGCTGATAGCTGCAACATTCATTCTGTTGATGag ATTATTGATGGGGAAAGACTTACTTTGGCATTATGGTTTAGTCGTGAGAGTTCTTATGATGAGGACGCTAAACTTATTTCCCTTCTCTCAGAGAGTGCATTACATAGTAACAAATGGCTACCACTTCCGGCATCCAGTGATATGTATTGGTTTTCACTGGGCCAATCTTCTGAGGACCGCTTGGGTTTTGATATATGCTGGGCAAGATTGCATGTACTTGGGTTTGACATACTTTATTCTGAAGATAAGAGCTGCTACTCTGATATCTCTGAGTTATTAATGGAGCCAGTGCAATTAGCAAGGGGAAATGAGTTGTTTGACAAGGAATTTGTCAATATCCTGCATGCACTTCAG GTGGTGCAATACTACTACTGGAAGGCTTCCGAAGTGGAAGCTATGAAAGTTGAAGTAGAAAACAGCAAGGTTGTACTATTGTCAGAATTGCAGCAACACAGAATTAGTAGCCTCAAGTctttatttttgagggataatcACCTAGCAGAGACGGTGTTTAGTCGTGCAACTTGTGGCAAAAGTGTGCAGCACGGTTTTGATTGGACAAAGTTTGCTGCTACCATTGCAATGTGGGAGGGTTATGCTTGCGATTCTTATGAGGGAATAATGAGAAGCTTACCATACTGGAGAGTACAACAATCTATATTCAACGTTTCATTCAATGAGACGTAA